In Candidatus Dadabacteria bacterium, one DNA window encodes the following:
- a CDS encoding DUF503 domain-containing protein: MVVGIAKFELYMSGNRSLKDKRRLVKSLVERTRSKFQSLSLTEVDSLDLKDKATIGLGYVSNDASLVNSVLNKVTSYIESTGNFRMGEKEMEIIHF, translated from the coding sequence ATGGTAGTGGGCATAGCCAAGTTTGAACTCTACATGTCAGGCAACAGGTCTTTGAAAGATAAAAGACGCCTGGTGAAAAGCCTTGTGGAAAGGACGAGGTCGAAGTTCCAGAGCCTCTCGCTGACTGAAGTTGATTCCCTGGACCTAAAGGACAAGGCCACCATAGGACTTGGTTATGTTTCAAACGATGCTTCCTTGGTAAATTCCGTTCTGAACAAGGTGACTTCCTATATAGAGAGCACGGGGAATTTCCGCATGGGTGAAAAAGAAATGGAGATCATCCATTTCTAA
- the infB gene encoding translation initiation factor IF-2, with protein MPKVRIHQIAKELGITSKEVVEQSVKLGMKVTSHQNVVSETDAERIKKALISVPEENSSETAEKQKETVKVFKSETGDFVERRSGSRVVRRRKKVVKPEPEPVEAEAVPAAGEPAEIKPEPEIPVPSESVETEPLQVPSAESEAIPEEALEAEVEVPQEDDLELKPEPSPEPGKVIEEVEDEEKPKQKKKAKKSKPLKEEIHDEETLEQLKRAFRTKVPSRKEYVIQNKKPKLRQNFDGPGKNRGAYPADGQDGRVVPISPAHTSKRNIKVGETIVVSELAKMMSVKATEVVKKLMTMGTGATINQSIDSDTAELLADEFGFNVTVERFVEEDLLFDQDESQDAEKMPRPPVVTVMGHVDHGKTTLLDSIRETNVVAGEAGGITQHIGAYAVNIKDSKIVFVDTPGHEAFTSMRARGASITDIVILVVAADDGVMPQTVEAVNHAKAAGVPIIVAINKVDKEGADVEKIRRELSEIDLLSEQWGGDTLFAEVSAKKKKGLSELLELVLLQADILELKASPDKKANGVVVEAELDKGRGAVSTVIVKEGTLRVGDCVVSGVHSGKIRALTDDKGKTVKSVGPSMPVKIMGLSGVAEAGEKFHAVKDEKTAKEITSHRLDKIRSRKVTTTPKLSLEDLFSSIENEEAKELSLIIKADTQGSVEALRESLEKLSTEKCRVKIVHSGAGGINETDVVLASASNAVVIGFNVRPDANALRISEKEGVSLELHSIIYDVVSRVKSAMEGLLEPIRKEVVVAHMDVKELFHVSRVGTIAGCMVSDGRVSRDNSIRVVRDGTVVFDGKVSSLRRFKEDVKEVQSGYECGITIENFNDVKQGDVFELYKLEEIKQEL; from the coding sequence ATGCCTAAAGTCAGGATACATCAGATAGCCAAAGAGCTGGGAATAACCAGCAAAGAGGTAGTGGAGCAGAGCGTAAAGCTTGGAATGAAAGTTACAAGTCACCAAAACGTGGTCTCGGAAACAGATGCCGAGAGAATAAAAAAGGCGCTTATTAGCGTCCCGGAGGAGAATTCTTCAGAAACGGCGGAAAAGCAGAAGGAAACCGTAAAGGTTTTCAAGTCTGAGACGGGCGACTTCGTCGAAAGAAGAAGCGGCTCGAGAGTTGTCAGGAGAAGAAAGAAGGTTGTAAAACCGGAGCCGGAGCCCGTGGAAGCAGAAGCCGTTCCGGCTGCCGGGGAACCTGCGGAAATCAAGCCGGAGCCCGAAATTCCTGTCCCGTCCGAATCCGTGGAAACTGAACCACTCCAAGTTCCAAGCGCCGAGAGCGAAGCGATACCCGAAGAGGCGCTCGAAGCCGAGGTCGAGGTTCCACAGGAAGATGATCTTGAACTTAAGCCGGAGCCATCTCCCGAACCTGGAAAGGTCATTGAGGAAGTGGAAGATGAGGAAAAACCAAAGCAGAAGAAAAAAGCTAAAAAGAGCAAGCCCCTAAAAGAGGAAATACATGATGAAGAGACCTTGGAGCAGCTCAAAAGAGCGTTTCGGACCAAGGTTCCCAGCAGAAAGGAATATGTAATACAGAACAAAAAGCCCAAACTGAGGCAGAATTTTGACGGACCCGGGAAAAACAGGGGAGCCTACCCGGCAGATGGACAGGACGGGAGAGTTGTTCCGATTTCCCCAGCCCACACATCGAAAAGAAACATCAAGGTCGGCGAAACGATAGTGGTTTCCGAACTTGCGAAGATGATGAGCGTAAAAGCGACGGAAGTCGTTAAGAAACTTATGACCATGGGTACGGGCGCTACGATCAACCAGTCAATTGACAGCGATACCGCCGAGCTTCTTGCCGATGAGTTCGGTTTTAACGTGACCGTTGAGAGGTTTGTTGAAGAGGACCTGCTTTTTGATCAGGATGAGTCGCAAGATGCGGAGAAAATGCCGCGCCCGCCGGTCGTTACGGTCATGGGACATGTTGATCACGGCAAGACCACACTCCTTGACTCTATAAGGGAAACCAATGTTGTCGCGGGAGAGGCTGGTGGAATAACGCAGCACATAGGCGCCTACGCGGTGAACATAAAGGATTCAAAAATAGTTTTCGTGGATACGCCTGGGCACGAGGCGTTTACTTCGATGAGGGCCCGTGGTGCGAGTATAACGGACATAGTGATCCTGGTAGTGGCGGCGGATGACGGAGTAATGCCCCAGACGGTCGAAGCGGTCAACCATGCGAAAGCGGCCGGAGTTCCGATTATAGTAGCCATAAACAAAGTCGACAAGGAAGGTGCCGATGTCGAAAAAATCAGGAGAGAGCTCTCCGAGATAGATCTCCTATCGGAACAGTGGGGAGGAGACACTCTTTTTGCCGAGGTTTCAGCGAAAAAGAAAAAGGGTCTAAGCGAACTCCTCGAGCTTGTCCTGCTCCAGGCCGATATACTTGAACTCAAGGCGTCGCCCGATAAAAAAGCAAATGGTGTGGTGGTAGAAGCGGAGCTTGACAAGGGCAGGGGAGCGGTCTCCACTGTCATAGTCAAGGAGGGGACTCTTCGGGTCGGAGATTGCGTTGTATCAGGGGTTCACAGTGGAAAAATAAGGGCCCTTACCGATGACAAGGGCAAAACGGTAAAAAGCGTCGGTCCTTCAATGCCCGTTAAGATCATGGGTCTCTCGGGAGTTGCCGAAGCCGGGGAAAAATTCCATGCAGTGAAGGATGAGAAGACAGCCAAGGAGATAACTTCTCACCGTCTGGACAAGATCAGGTCCCGCAAGGTGACCACCACTCCGAAACTTTCGCTCGAAGACCTTTTCAGCTCTATTGAAAACGAGGAAGCGAAGGAACTTTCGCTCATCATAAAGGCAGATACCCAAGGATCGGTTGAGGCTCTCAGGGAGTCTTTGGAAAAACTCTCTACCGAGAAATGCAGGGTAAAGATCGTTCACTCCGGAGCCGGAGGCATAAACGAAACGGATGTGGTTCTTGCGAGCGCCTCAAACGCGGTGGTGATAGGGTTTAACGTCCGCCCGGATGCGAACGCGCTTAGGATCTCTGAGAAGGAAGGTGTCTCTCTTGAACTTCATTCAATAATTTACGATGTGGTAAGCCGCGTAAAAAGCGCGATGGAGGGACTCCTGGAGCCCATTCGCAAGGAAGTCGTGGTGGCCCACATGGACGTAAAGGAGCTTTTCCACGTGTCAAGGGTGGGGACTATCGCGGGATGCATGGTTTCTGACGGCAGGGTAAGCAGGGACAACAGCATCAGAGTGGTTCGGGACGGCACGGTTGTCTTTGACGGCAAGGTAAGTTCTCTTAGACGCTTTAAAGAGGACGTCAAGGAGGTTCAATCGGGCTACGAATGCGGTATAACGATAGAAAATTTCAACGACGTGAAACAGGGAGATGTCTTCGAACTCTACAAGCTTGAGGAGATAAAGCAGGAGCTTTGA
- a CDS encoding bifunctional oligoribonuclease/PAP phosphatase NrnA, with amino-acid sequence MDELDNILNLIRENQSFLVVSHENPDCDALGSTIAMALVLRGLEKDVIMYNADGVPEYLRFLPECSAIIDSLEGVTNPVDVVMLLDCADVSRPGKEFENFILENGFTFAFVDHHATNSTGSEYCLVDETASSTGVILYRMIKRLGIPISPNVAECLFSTIVGDTGSFRYSNTCSETFTIAADLVNCGADPEKISRFIYDNEPLRKVMLRTLAMNTLEVTGKIAFLHVSSEMFEQTGTEKEHTEGLVSMARAIEGIEVAVFLRQESAIGWKVSLRSKEYVDVAQIARRYGGGGHRKAAGCVVSAPLATVKRRLLSSIQEAM; translated from the coding sequence ATGGATGAGCTTGATAACATCCTTAACCTGATAAGGGAAAACCAAAGCTTTCTTGTCGTTTCCCACGAGAATCCGGATTGCGACGCTCTGGGTTCAACCATAGCCATGGCGCTGGTTCTTCGCGGGCTTGAAAAAGATGTGATCATGTACAACGCGGACGGGGTTCCTGAGTACCTGCGATTTCTTCCCGAATGCTCCGCCATTATCGATTCTCTTGAAGGCGTCACCAACCCAGTGGATGTGGTTATGCTCCTTGACTGTGCCGATGTTTCGCGACCCGGAAAAGAATTTGAAAATTTTATCCTGGAAAACGGTTTCACGTTTGCGTTTGTGGACCATCACGCAACCAACAGCACGGGTTCGGAGTACTGCCTTGTCGATGAAACCGCATCTTCTACAGGAGTTATTCTCTACAGGATGATAAAGCGGCTCGGGATTCCCATCAGCCCGAACGTTGCGGAATGCCTTTTTTCCACCATAGTCGGGGACACCGGTTCGTTCCGGTATTCAAACACCTGTTCTGAGACATTCACGATCGCCGCTGATCTGGTCAACTGCGGAGCCGACCCCGAAAAGATCTCAAGATTCATTTATGATAACGAACCTCTTAGAAAGGTCATGCTTAGAACCTTGGCAATGAACACCCTTGAGGTAACCGGGAAAATCGCCTTTCTTCACGTATCGAGCGAGATGTTCGAGCAGACCGGCACCGAAAAGGAGCATACAGAGGGTCTTGTAAGCATGGCGAGGGCAATTGAAGGGATTGAGGTCGCGGTTTTTCTGAGGCAGGAATCCGCCATCGGCTGGAAAGTGAGTCTCAGGTCCAAGGAGTACGTGGACGTGGCGCAGATTGCCAGACGTTACGGTGGGGGAGGGCACCGCAAGGCGGCCGGATGTGTGGTTTCCGCGCCGCTCGCTACCGTCAAACGTAGACTTCTCAGTTCGATTCAGGAAGCGATGTGA
- the nusA gene encoding transcription termination factor NusA, whose product MITELTRVIDSVGKDKGIDRERIISAVEEAVLSAAEKLLKSKNQDKELDVYYNPDEGEVELFEYKEVVETVTDPEIEISLTEASELDPETELGDMIGVKISPEYTRIAIHNAKQKVLQKLKEAEGKVIYEEFIGRKGTIIGGIVRRVDRRHIIVDLGRVEAVLPPEQQVPREYYKMKERIRAVLLDIKESPRGEPRLILSRAHVSFVMRLFESEVPEIAENIVEIKAISRDPGGRTKIAVASNDSDVDAVGACVGMRGSRVQSIIQELRGEKVDIVPWSEDPARYVCNALSPAVVNKVVIDENSRSMEVIVDDDQLSLAIGRKGQNVRLASQLTEWKIDIKTESRVKQEQQEVLSLLTSLPSVSEVTASLLYNDGFYSLEHIAFCEPDVLMKVGSLNEDEVSTLQKAARVALMEKLEEMPVESGTEEASDAEEVNISSPTGTEVGDSRTDE is encoded by the coding sequence ATGATTACGGAACTGACGAGAGTTATAGATTCCGTAGGGAAAGACAAGGGCATTGACAGGGAACGCATAATAAGTGCGGTTGAGGAAGCGGTTCTGTCCGCTGCCGAGAAGCTTCTCAAGTCAAAGAATCAGGACAAGGAACTCGACGTTTACTATAACCCCGATGAGGGAGAGGTAGAGCTTTTCGAGTACAAGGAGGTTGTGGAAACCGTAACCGACCCCGAAATTGAGATTTCCCTCACCGAAGCGTCCGAACTCGATCCCGAAACTGAACTTGGAGACATGATAGGCGTTAAGATAAGCCCCGAATACACTAGAATTGCCATTCACAACGCCAAGCAGAAGGTCCTTCAGAAACTCAAGGAGGCCGAAGGCAAGGTTATATACGAGGAATTTATCGGCAGGAAAGGAACCATAATCGGCGGCATAGTGAGAAGGGTTGACAGAAGGCACATAATAGTTGATCTCGGAAGGGTTGAAGCCGTCCTGCCCCCGGAACAGCAGGTACCGAGAGAGTACTACAAGATGAAGGAAAGAATACGAGCTGTGCTTCTCGATATAAAGGAGTCGCCCAGGGGGGAGCCGAGGCTTATCCTTTCAAGAGCTCATGTGAGTTTCGTAATGAGGCTTTTTGAGTCGGAAGTTCCAGAAATCGCCGAGAATATAGTGGAGATAAAAGCTATCTCGAGAGACCCCGGGGGAAGAACGAAAATAGCCGTGGCGTCAAACGATTCGGATGTGGACGCGGTTGGTGCCTGCGTGGGAATGAGGGGCTCTAGGGTTCAGAGCATCATCCAGGAACTCAGGGGCGAGAAGGTGGATATAGTTCCTTGGTCAGAAGATCCCGCCCGCTACGTCTGCAACGCTCTCTCTCCGGCCGTTGTCAACAAGGTTGTAATTGACGAGAACAGCCGCTCTATGGAGGTCATAGTTGATGATGACCAGCTTTCTCTTGCTATCGGGAGGAAGGGACAGAACGTAAGGCTGGCGTCGCAGCTTACCGAGTGGAAGATAGATATAAAAACTGAGTCCAGAGTCAAGCAGGAACAGCAGGAAGTGCTCTCCCTTCTTACAAGCTTACCGTCTGTAAGCGAGGTTACAGCAAGCCTGCTTTATAATGACGGATTTTACTCTCTTGAACACATAGCTTTTTGCGAACCGGATGTGCTCATGAAGGTTGGAAGTCTCAACGAGGACGAGGTTTCCACGCTTCAGAAAGCGGCCCGCGTGGCGCTTATGGAAAAACTTGAGGAGATGCCTGTTGAGAGCGGAACCGAAGAGGCTTCGGATGCAGAAGAGGTTAATATATCATCGCCGACCGGCACAGAGGTAGGGGATTCGCGAACAGACGAGTAG
- a CDS encoding ribosome maturation factor RimP: MEKANGKLEKAVLEVLHPIVEENSCELVDIKYLRERGGRVLRVFLDKEGGVTVDDCANVSRELGVVLDAYDIMPQHSYTLEVSSPGLRRPLNRQSDYERFKGRKVKIKTTGPVDDRRVFSGTLLGMEGEMILVEVDGRSYSVPFGSVSRANLEIDFGKGARK, translated from the coding sequence GTGGAAAAGGCTAACGGTAAGCTTGAAAAAGCGGTTCTGGAGGTTCTTCACCCGATTGTCGAGGAAAACTCCTGCGAGCTTGTGGATATAAAGTATCTGAGGGAAAGAGGTGGCAGGGTCTTGAGGGTATTTCTTGACAAGGAGGGCGGGGTCACCGTTGATGACTGCGCTAACGTGAGCAGAGAGCTCGGTGTGGTTCTGGATGCCTACGACATAATGCCACAGCATTCTTACACGCTTGAGGTATCTTCTCCCGGTCTCAGGAGGCCCCTTAACAGGCAAAGCGACTACGAGAGGTTCAAGGGAAGGAAAGTGAAGATAAAGACCACGGGTCCGGTCGATGACAGAAGGGTTTTTTCCGGAACGCTTCTCGGAATGGAAGGGGAAATGATTCTGGTGGAAGTTGATGGCCGTTCCTACAGCGTGCCTTTCGGCTCCGTCAGCAGGGCGAACTTGGAAATTGATTTTGGGAAAGGAGCGAGAAAATGA
- the rbfA gene encoding 30S ribosome-binding factor RbfA, which produces MSHSYKRSARISDLLIKEISEMLVRGKIKDPRVSSASITAVRVTDDMGYAKVFFTSFDERSDTREMLEGLRNATGYIRSTLSKRLRIKKIPNIEFEYDALVEKRARIDELIKDLSDG; this is translated from the coding sequence ATGTCTCACAGCTACAAAAGATCCGCGAGGATATCCGATCTTCTCATAAAGGAAATATCCGAGATGCTGGTACGCGGCAAGATCAAGGACCCTAGGGTATCGTCGGCAAGCATAACTGCCGTGAGAGTCACAGACGACATGGGCTACGCGAAGGTCTTTTTTACCTCTTTTGATGAACGCTCCGATACCCGGGAGATGCTTGAGGGATTAAGGAACGCTACAGGCTACATAAGAAGTACTCTTTCCAAGAGATTGAGGATAAAGAAGATTCCCAACATAGAATTCGAGTACGACGCTTTGGTGGAAAAGCGGGCGAGAATTGACGAACTCATAAAGGACCTCTCGGATGGATGA